Proteins from one Setaria italica strain Yugu1 chromosome V, Setaria_italica_v2.0, whole genome shotgun sequence genomic window:
- the LOC101772162 gene encoding beta-xylosidase/alpha-L-arabinofuranosidase 1 gives MPLATMASASSSFRRFPPALLAALLCAIIAAASPAAAGAGAGGRGPITTNGRNYTKVCDPARFAALGLDMSRFRYCDASLPYGDRVRDLVGQLTLEEKVRNLGDKAEGAARVGLPPYKWWGEALHGVSDVGPGGTWFGDVVPGATSFPLVINSAAAFNESLWRAIGGAVSTEIRAMYNLGHAELTYWSPNINVVRDPRWGRASETPGEDPFLVGRYAVNFVRGMQDVSTGAVAAGERDPFSRPIKVSSCCKHFAAYDVDAWFDADRLTFDARVQERDMVETFERPFEMCIRDGDASCVMCSYNRVNGIPACADARLLSETVRGQWQLHGYIVSDCDSVRVMVRDAKWLNFTGVEATAAAMKAGLDLDCGMFWEGARDFFTTYGVDAVRQGKIKEADVDNALTNVYLTLMRLGFFDGMPEFESLGAGDVCTEEHKELAADAARQGMILLKNDARRLPLDPNRINSVSLVGLLEHINATDVMLGDYRGKPCRVVTPYNAIRKMVNATYVHACDNGGCDTAEGMGRAARTAKLGDTTIVIAGLNMSVERESNDREDLLLPWNQTTWISAVAEASPHPIVLVIMSAGGVDVSFAQSNPKIGAIVWAGYPGEEGGTAIADVLFGKHNPGGRLPLTWFKNEYVNQIPMTSMALRPDAAHGYPGRTYKFYGGPAVLYPFGHGLSYTTFSYASATAGATVTVPIGAWEHCKTLTYKAGAAPSPPPACPALNVASHRCDEVVSFAVTVRNTGGVGGGHVVPVYTAPPAEVGDAPLKQLVAFRRVFVPAGAVVEVPFTLNVCRDFAIVEETAYTVVPAGASAVIVGDDALALSFAVTINLAA, from the exons ATGCCTCTTGCCACAATGGCATCGGCATCCTCCTCGTTCCGCCGGTTCCCTCCCGCACTCCTGGCCGCCCTTCTGTGCGCCATTATTGCCGCCGCCTctcccgcggccgccggcgccggcgccggcgggcgcggtCCCATCACCACCAACGGGAGGAACTACACCAAAGTGTGCGACCCGGCGCGGTTCGCGGCGCTGGGCCTCGACATGTCGCGCTTCCGGTACTGCGACGCGTCGCTGCCGTACGGCGACCGGGTGCGCGACCTGGTGGGGCAGCTCACGCTGGAGGAGAAGGTGAGGAACCTCGGGGACAAGGCCGAGGGCGCGGCCCGCGTCGGCCTCCCGCCGTACAAGTGGTGGGGTGAGGCGCTGCACGGCGTGTCCGACGTCGGCCCGGGCGGGACGTGGTTCGGCGACGTGGTGCCCGGCGCCACCAGCTTCCCACTCGTCATCAACAGCGCCGCCGCGTTCAACGAGTCGCTGTGGCGTGCCATCGGCGGCGCGGTGTCGACGGAGATCAGGGCCATGTACAACCTCGGCCACGCCGAGCTCACCTACTGGAGCCCCAACATCAACGTGGTGCGCGACCCGCGGTGGGGCCGCGCCAGCGAGACCCCCGGCGAGGACCCCTTCCTCGTCGGCCGCTACGCCGTCAACTTCGTCCGCGGGATGCAGGACGTTTCcaccggcgccgtcgccgccggggagCGGGACCCGTTCTCACGGCCCATCAAGGTGTCCAGTTGCTGCAAGCACTTCGCGGCCTACGACGTGGACGCGTGGTTCGACGCCGACCGCCTCACCTTCGACGCGCGGGTCCAGGAGCGCGACATGGTCGAGACCTTCGAGCGCCCCTTCGAGATGTGCatccgcgacggcgacgccagCTGCGTCATGTGCTCCTACAACCGCGTCAACGGCATCCCGGCCTGCGCCGACGCGCGCCTCCTGTCGGAAACCGTCCGGGGCCAGTGGCAGCTGCACGGCTACATCGTCTCCGACTGCGACTCGGTGCGCGTCATGGTCCGGGACGCGAAATGGCTCAACTTCACCGGCGTcgaggccaccgccgccgccatgaagGCCGGGCTCGACCTCGACTGCGGCATGTTCTGGGAGGGCGCACGGGACTTCTTCACCACCTACGGCGTCGACGCCGTGCGCCAGGGGAAGATCAAGGAGGCCGACGTCGACAACGCGCTCACCAACGTCTACCTCACCCTCATGCGCCTCGGCTTCTTCGACGGCATGCCGGAGTTCGAGTccctcggcgccggcgacgtctGCACCGAGGAGCACAAGGAGCtagccgccgacgccgccaggCAGGGGATGATCCTCCTAAAGAACGATGCCCGCCGCCTCCCATTGGACCCCAACAGGATTAATTCCGTGTCGTTAGTTGGCCTGTTGGAACACATCAATGCCACGGACGTCATGCTCGGAGACTACCGAG GTAAACCTTGCAGGGTTGTGACGCCATACAACGCCATAAGGAAGATGGTGAACGCCACGTACGTGCACGCCTGCGACAACGGGGGGTGTGACACGGCGGAAGGGATGGGCAGAGCAGCCAGGACGGCGAAGCTCGGCGACACGACCATCGTCATCGCCGGCCTGAACATGAGCGTGGAGAGGGAGAGCAACGACAGGGAGGATCTCCTCCTGCCGTGGAACCAGACCACATGGATCAGTGCCGTCGCCGAGGCCTCTCCGCACCCAATCGTCCTGGTGATCATgtcggccggcggcgtcgacgtcTCCTTCGCGCAGAGCAACCCGAAGATCGGCGCCATCGTCTGGGCCGGGTACCCCGGCGAGGAAGGCGGCACGGCCATCGCCGACGTCCTCTTCGGCAAACACAACCCAG GGGGCAGGCTGCCGCTGACATGGTTCAAGAACGAGTACGTGAACCAAATCCCAATGACGTCCATGGCGCTGCGTCCCGACGCGGCGCACGGCTACCCCGGCCGGACCTACAAGTTCTACGGCGGCCCGGCGGTGCTCTACCCGTTCGGCCACGGCCTCAGCTACACCACCTTCAGCTACGCgtcggccaccgccggcgccacggTCACCGTCCCAATCGGCGCGTGGGAGCACTGCAAGACGCTCACCTACAAGGCgggcgccgcgccgtcgccgccgccggcgtgcccgGCACTCAACGTCGCCAGCCACAGGTGCGACGAGGTCGTGAGCTTCGCCGTCACGGTGCGCAAcaccggcggcgtgggcggcggtcACGTGGTGCCGGTGTacaccgcgccgccggccgaggtGGGCGACGCGCCGCTGAAGCAGCTGGTGGCGTTCCGGAGGGTGTTCGTGCCCGCGGGGGCCGTCGTCGAGGTGCCCTTCACGCTCAACGTGTGCAGGGACTTCGCGATCGTCGAGGAGACGGCGTACACCGTCGTGCCGGCGGGCGCCAGCGCCGTCATCGTCGGAGACGACGCGCTGGCGCTGTCGTTCGCGGTCACGATCAACTTGGCAGCGTAG